The following are from one region of the Nicotiana tomentosiformis chromosome 7, ASM39032v3, whole genome shotgun sequence genome:
- the LOC104119866 gene encoding phenolic glucoside malonyltransferase 1-like yields the protein MAPMQQIKVLECCQVSPPSGSVPSTILPLTFLDIPWLLFSPSQPLFFYDFPHTTSHFKQTILSNFKTSLSFTLQYFFPLAGNLTIPPQPALPHLSYTSGDSVSLTIAESTADFNKLSGYNQRSVQDFHQLVPQMPKICDLPGVDQESKYSLLAVQITIFPECGISIGFSLRHVAADERTFNNFLKIWAAIFRTGLELYLPVLNKNLPYYDRSVIHDINGLEPILWKQWWNQICLPKFLVDNFSDMVRSTFVMGRPEMEVIKGWIVSRSEKVFGSVQLLLSPYVITCSYIWMCWLKANMQHIEDPIEKTELHYFGFIAGGITRLGYPVPVTYVGNCIAFGRAMARRNELLGENGIVFAAKAIGDTIKELDRNVLGGVENWISDWNVFRGSGLHITVTGSPKVDLYTLDFGWGRPRKIEEISIDRTGSVSLCESREMVGGIEIGLALPLAKMEAFRVLYNEGLNNLP from the coding sequence ATGGCACCTATGCAGCAAATTAAGGTGCTCGAATGTTGCCAAGTTTCGCCACCATCAGGTTCGGTTCCATCAACTATTTTGCCATTAACATTCTTAGACATACCTTGGCTTCTTTTCTCCCCAAGTCAACCCCTTTTCTTCTATGATTTCCCTCACACAACTTCTCATTTCAAACAAACAATTCTATCCAACTTCAAAACTTCCCTTTCTTTCACACTCCAATATTTTTTCCCTTTAGCTGGCAATCTAACAATACCACCACAACCAGCTTTACCACACCTTAGCTACACCTCAGGTGACTCTGTTTCATTAACCATAGCAGAGTCCACAGCTGATTTTAACAAACTCTCAGGCTACAACCAAAGGAGTGTTCAAGATTTTCATCAATTAGTCCCTCAAATGCCAAAAATTTGTGACTTGCCAGGTGTTGACCAAGAGTCAAAGTACTCACTTTTGGCTGTCCAAATAACTATCTTTCCTGAATGTGGGATTTCTATTGGATTCTCTCTACGTCACGTGGCTGCAGATGAAAGGACATTCAACAATTTCTTGAAGATATGGGCTGCTATTTTTAGAACGGGACTAGAGTTGTACTTGCCTGTGTTGAACAAGAATTTACCGTATTATGATAGGTCAGTAATTCATGACATTAATGGACTTGAACCAATCTTGTGGAAACAATGGTGGAACCAAATATGTTTGCCAAAAttcctagttgataattttagtGACATGGTAAGGTCCACATTTGTAATGGGTCGACCCGAGATGGAGGTTATCAAAGGATGGATCGTGTCTAGGTCCGAGAAAGTATTCGGGTCAGTCCAATTGCTTCTTTCCCCCTATGTGATAACATGTTCATATATTTGGATGTGCTGGTTGAAAGCTAACATGCAACATATTGAAGATCCAATTGAAAAAACGGAGCTCCATTATTTCGGTTTCATAGCGGGCGGTATAACCCGGTTGGGTTACCCAGTGCCTGTAACTTATGTAGGTAATTGCATTGCATTTGGTAGAGCAATGGCAAGGAGAAATGAGTTATTGGGAGAGAATGGTATAGTTTTTGCTGCAAAAGCAATTGGGGATACAATAAAAGAATTGGATAGGAATGTGTTGGGTGGGGTAGAAAATTGGATTTCGGATTGGAATGTGTTCCGTGGATCGGGGCTCCATATAACAGTAACCGGGTCACCTAAAGTGGATCTTTACACATTGGATTTCGGGTGGGGCAGACCCAGAAAAATTGAAGAAATATCAATAGATAGAACAGGTAGTGTGTCTCTATGTGAAAGCAGAGAGATGgttggtggaatagagataggtttGGCTCTTCCATTGGCAAAAATGGAAGCCTTTCGAGTTCTATATAATGAAGGTCTCAACAATCTTCCCTAA